One window of the Manihot esculenta cultivar AM560-2 chromosome 14, M.esculenta_v8, whole genome shotgun sequence genome contains the following:
- the LOC110631024 gene encoding E3 ubiquitin-protein ligase ORTHRUS 2 isoform X1 has translation MAPDIQLPCDGDGVCMRCKAVPTAEETLTCNTCVTPWHVTCLSSPPETLASTLQWECPDCSGEPAAPAVAVTGGRSELVAAIREIEADATLTEKAKARKRQELLSGKVEEEDVKKKGKGKETESGGDVLDILDESFKCSFCMQLPERPVTTPCGHNFCLKCFQKWIGQGKLTCAKCRSTIPSKMASQPRINSSLVAAIRMAKLSKTIVAGGLPKVYHFVHNQNRPDKAYTTERAQRAGKANACSGKIFVTVPPDHFGPIPAENDPERNQGVLVGECWEDRLECRQWGVHLPHVAGIAGQANYGAQSVALSGGYVDDEDHGEWFLYTGSGGRDLSGNKRTNKEQSFDQTFEKYNQALRVSCKKGYPIRVVRSHKEKRSSYAPESGVRYDGVYRIEKCWRKVGIQGHKVCRYLFVRCDNEPAPWTSDEHGDRPRSLPVIKELAKATDITERKESPSWDYDEEDGSWKWKIPPPPSQKPVDTGNPEDRKRSQKAIKRARHMNVKEKLLKEFSCQICGNVMNQPITTPCAHNFCKSCLEGAFAGKTIIRERSSGGRTLRAQKNVMKCPKCPTDISDFLQDPKINRELMAVIESLQRQIEENLDNVKDVSDDEADGSEENPTEAGENDCENAAPNTSEGPSIKPTEKKVDHRENPVNNEVVTNVSEKAGVANLEGPKGNYKLQRVNKKRKVSFEGSSVNKDERENGNGIGEGDSVNPQVPAAKRAKMNVADSVVQPLEEPAAGVKSRSSVQEATANGNDSPSSPLIVRSSDDDFE, from the exons ATGGCGCCCGATATCCAGCTTCCCTGCGATGGAGATGGCGTCTGCATGCGCTGCAAGGCAGTGCCGACTGCCGAAGAAACTCTTACGTGCAATACGTGCGTTACTCCTTGGCATGTGACTTGCCTTTCTTCTCCGCCGGAAACCCTAGCATCCACTCTCCAGTGGGAGTGCCCTGACTGTTCTGGAGAACCCGCTGCCCCCGCAGTGGCTGTCACCGGTGGTAGAAGTGAGCTGGTGGCTGCTATAAGGGAGATTGAAGCGGATGCGACGCTTACGGAGAAGGCGAAGGCAAGAAAGAGGCAGGAGTTGTTAAGTGGGAAGGTGGAGGAGGAAGATGtgaagaagaaaggaaaagggAAGGAGACGGAAAGTGGGGGTGATGTGTTGGATATTCTTGACGAGAGTTTTAAGTGTTCTTTCTGTATGCAATTGCCTGAGAGACCCGTTACT ACACCATGTGGGCACAATTTCTGTTTGAAATGCTTCCAGAAATGGATTGGACAAGGGAAGCTAACCTGTGCTAAATGTCGGAGCACAATTCCCTCAAAAATGGCCAGTCAGCCACGTATTAATTCTAGTCTTGTGGCTGCCATTCGTATGGCAAAGCTGTCAAAAACAATTGTTGCTGGAGGGCTCCCGAAGGTTTACCATTTTGTACATAATCAAAACAGGCCAGACAAGGCATACACTACGGAACGGGCGCAGAGGGCTGGTAAGGCCAATGCTTGCAGTGGGAAGATATTTGTCACTGTGCCACCAGATCATTTTGGGCCTATCCCAGCAGAAAATGATCCTGAGAGAAATCAGGGTGTTTTGGTTGGGGAGTGTTGGGAGGATAGACTGGAATGCAGGCAATGGGGTGTACACCTTCCCCATGTTGCTGGTATTGCTGGGCAAGCAAACTATGGTGCACAGTCAGTGGCACTTTCTGGAGGCTATGTGGATGATGAAGATCATGGAGAATGGTTCTTGTACACTGGAAg TGGTGGTAGAGATCTTAGCGGAAACAAACGGACTAACAAGGAACAATCCTTTGACCAAACTTTTGAGAAATATAATCAGGCTCTTAGAGTGAGTTGCAAAAAGGGATATCCTATAAGGGTTGTCAG GTCCCACAAGGAGAAGCGTTCTTCATATGCACCTGAGAGTGGGGTGCGTTATGATGGGGTTTATAGGATAGAAAAATGTTGGCGTAAGGTTGGAATTCAA GGCCACAAGGTCTGTCGCTACTTGTTTGTTAGATGCGACAACGAACCTGCTCCTTGGACAAG TGATGAGCATGGGGATCGACCAAGATCTTTGCCTGTCATAAAAGAGCTGGCCAAGGCAACCGACATAACTGAGAGAAAGGAAAGTCCTTCATGGGACTATGAT GAAGAAGATGGTAGCTGGAAGTGGAAAATACCTCCACCTCCTAGCCAAAAACCAGTTGATACTGGAAACCCTGAGGACAGGAAGAGGTCTCAGAAAGCTATAAAGAGAGCACGGCATATGAATGTCAAGGAGAAGCTGCTAAAAG AATTCAGTTGTCAAATATGTGGGAATGTGATGAATCAACCGATTACAACTCCTTGTGCACATAACTTCTGTAAGTCATGCTTGGAAGGTGCATTTGCTGGCAAGACTATTATAAGAGAGAGAAGTAGTGGTGGGCGGACACTAAGAGCACAGAAGAATGTCATGAAGTGCCCTAAGTGTCCAACAGACATCTCTGATTTCCTTCAAGATCCTAAG ATTAACCGAGAGTTGATGGCTGTGATTGAGTCGCTCCAACGCCAAATAGAAGAGAATTTGGATAATGTAAAGGATGTAAGTGACGATGAGGCAGATGGGTCTGAGGAGAATCCTACTGAAGCTGGAGAGAATGATTGTGAGAATGCTGCTCCCAATACTTCGGAGGGTCCATCAATCAAACCCACTGAGAAGAAAGTTGATCACAGGGAAAATCCTGTAAACAATGAAGTTGTAACAAATGTTTCTGAAAAGGCTGGAGTTGCCAATTTGGAGGGACCTAAAGGTAATTACAAACTCCAGAGGGTCAACAAGAAGAGGAAAGTTAGTTTTGAAGGTAGCTCAGTTAACAAAGATGAAAGAGAGAATGGGAATGGAATTGGTGAAGGTGATAGTGTGAACCCACAAGTCCCTGCAGCGAAGCGTGCGAAAATGAATGTTGCTGACAGTGTAGTTCAGCCATTGGAAGAACCTGCTGCTGGGGTGAAGAGTAGGAGCTCAGTTCAGGAAGCAACAGCCAATGGCAATGATTCACCATCAAGTCCTCTCATTGTGCGATCATCTGatgatgattttgaatga
- the LOC110631024 gene encoding E3 ubiquitin-protein ligase ORTHRUS 2 isoform X2: MAPDIQLPCDGDGVCMRCKAVPTAEETLTCNTCVTPWHVTCLSSPPETLASTLQWECPDCSGEPAAPAVAVTGGRSELVAAIREIEADATLTEKAKARKRQELLSGKVEEEDVKKKGKGKETESGGDVLDILDESFKCSFCMQLPERPVTTPCGHNFCLKCFQKWIGQGKLTCAKCRSTIPSKMASQPRINSSLVAAIRMAKLSKTIVAGGLPKVYHFVHNQNRPDKAYTTERAQRAGKANACSGKIFVTVPPDHFGPIPAENDPERNQGVLVGECWEDRLECRQWGVHLPHVAGIAGQANYGAQSVALSGGYVDDEDHGEWFLYTGRSHKEKRSSYAPESGVRYDGVYRIEKCWRKVGIQGHKVCRYLFVRCDNEPAPWTSDEHGDRPRSLPVIKELAKATDITERKESPSWDYDEEDGSWKWKIPPPPSQKPVDTGNPEDRKRSQKAIKRARHMNVKEKLLKEFSCQICGNVMNQPITTPCAHNFCKSCLEGAFAGKTIIRERSSGGRTLRAQKNVMKCPKCPTDISDFLQDPKINRELMAVIESLQRQIEENLDNVKDVSDDEADGSEENPTEAGENDCENAAPNTSEGPSIKPTEKKVDHRENPVNNEVVTNVSEKAGVANLEGPKGNYKLQRVNKKRKVSFEGSSVNKDERENGNGIGEGDSVNPQVPAAKRAKMNVADSVVQPLEEPAAGVKSRSSVQEATANGNDSPSSPLIVRSSDDDFE; the protein is encoded by the exons ATGGCGCCCGATATCCAGCTTCCCTGCGATGGAGATGGCGTCTGCATGCGCTGCAAGGCAGTGCCGACTGCCGAAGAAACTCTTACGTGCAATACGTGCGTTACTCCTTGGCATGTGACTTGCCTTTCTTCTCCGCCGGAAACCCTAGCATCCACTCTCCAGTGGGAGTGCCCTGACTGTTCTGGAGAACCCGCTGCCCCCGCAGTGGCTGTCACCGGTGGTAGAAGTGAGCTGGTGGCTGCTATAAGGGAGATTGAAGCGGATGCGACGCTTACGGAGAAGGCGAAGGCAAGAAAGAGGCAGGAGTTGTTAAGTGGGAAGGTGGAGGAGGAAGATGtgaagaagaaaggaaaagggAAGGAGACGGAAAGTGGGGGTGATGTGTTGGATATTCTTGACGAGAGTTTTAAGTGTTCTTTCTGTATGCAATTGCCTGAGAGACCCGTTACT ACACCATGTGGGCACAATTTCTGTTTGAAATGCTTCCAGAAATGGATTGGACAAGGGAAGCTAACCTGTGCTAAATGTCGGAGCACAATTCCCTCAAAAATGGCCAGTCAGCCACGTATTAATTCTAGTCTTGTGGCTGCCATTCGTATGGCAAAGCTGTCAAAAACAATTGTTGCTGGAGGGCTCCCGAAGGTTTACCATTTTGTACATAATCAAAACAGGCCAGACAAGGCATACACTACGGAACGGGCGCAGAGGGCTGGTAAGGCCAATGCTTGCAGTGGGAAGATATTTGTCACTGTGCCACCAGATCATTTTGGGCCTATCCCAGCAGAAAATGATCCTGAGAGAAATCAGGGTGTTTTGGTTGGGGAGTGTTGGGAGGATAGACTGGAATGCAGGCAATGGGGTGTACACCTTCCCCATGTTGCTGGTATTGCTGGGCAAGCAAACTATGGTGCACAGTCAGTGGCACTTTCTGGAGGCTATGTGGATGATGAAGATCATGGAGAATGGTTCTTGTACACTGGAAg GTCCCACAAGGAGAAGCGTTCTTCATATGCACCTGAGAGTGGGGTGCGTTATGATGGGGTTTATAGGATAGAAAAATGTTGGCGTAAGGTTGGAATTCAA GGCCACAAGGTCTGTCGCTACTTGTTTGTTAGATGCGACAACGAACCTGCTCCTTGGACAAG TGATGAGCATGGGGATCGACCAAGATCTTTGCCTGTCATAAAAGAGCTGGCCAAGGCAACCGACATAACTGAGAGAAAGGAAAGTCCTTCATGGGACTATGAT GAAGAAGATGGTAGCTGGAAGTGGAAAATACCTCCACCTCCTAGCCAAAAACCAGTTGATACTGGAAACCCTGAGGACAGGAAGAGGTCTCAGAAAGCTATAAAGAGAGCACGGCATATGAATGTCAAGGAGAAGCTGCTAAAAG AATTCAGTTGTCAAATATGTGGGAATGTGATGAATCAACCGATTACAACTCCTTGTGCACATAACTTCTGTAAGTCATGCTTGGAAGGTGCATTTGCTGGCAAGACTATTATAAGAGAGAGAAGTAGTGGTGGGCGGACACTAAGAGCACAGAAGAATGTCATGAAGTGCCCTAAGTGTCCAACAGACATCTCTGATTTCCTTCAAGATCCTAAG ATTAACCGAGAGTTGATGGCTGTGATTGAGTCGCTCCAACGCCAAATAGAAGAGAATTTGGATAATGTAAAGGATGTAAGTGACGATGAGGCAGATGGGTCTGAGGAGAATCCTACTGAAGCTGGAGAGAATGATTGTGAGAATGCTGCTCCCAATACTTCGGAGGGTCCATCAATCAAACCCACTGAGAAGAAAGTTGATCACAGGGAAAATCCTGTAAACAATGAAGTTGTAACAAATGTTTCTGAAAAGGCTGGAGTTGCCAATTTGGAGGGACCTAAAGGTAATTACAAACTCCAGAGGGTCAACAAGAAGAGGAAAGTTAGTTTTGAAGGTAGCTCAGTTAACAAAGATGAAAGAGAGAATGGGAATGGAATTGGTGAAGGTGATAGTGTGAACCCACAAGTCCCTGCAGCGAAGCGTGCGAAAATGAATGTTGCTGACAGTGTAGTTCAGCCATTGGAAGAACCTGCTGCTGGGGTGAAGAGTAGGAGCTCAGTTCAGGAAGCAACAGCCAATGGCAATGATTCACCATCAAGTCCTCTCATTGTGCGATCATCTGatgatgattttgaatga